A genomic segment from Conger conger unplaced genomic scaffold, fConCon1.1 SCAFFOLD_223, whole genome shotgun sequence encodes:
- the LOC133120276 gene encoding acetyl-CoA carboxylase-like, which translates to VLGREVYTSNNQLGGVQIMHNNGVTHSTVCDDFEGVHTLLQWLSYMPKCTSSPVPILRSKDPIDRLVEFVPTKAPYDPRWMLAGRPSQSQKGQWLSGFFDHGSFLEIMQPWAQSVVVGRARLGGIPTGVVAVETRSVELSIPADPANLDSEAKIIQQAGQVWFPDSAFKTAQAIKDLNREGLPLMVFANWRGFSGGMKGPSPPRHSAPSDTSSSCSESQLHT; encoded by the exons GTGCTGGGCCGGGAAGTGTACACCTCCAACAACCAGCTGGGCGGGGTCCAGATCATGCACAACAACGGCGTGACCCACAGCACCGTCTGCGACGACTTCGAGGGCGTCCACACGCTGCTGCAGTGGCTGTCCTACATGCCCAAA TGTACCTCCAGCCCAGTGCCAATCCTGCGCTCTAAAGACCCCATTGACCGGCTGGTGGAGTTTGTGCCCACCAAGGCCCCCTACGACCCCCGCTGGATGCTGGCGGGCCGCCCGAGCCAGA gtcAGAAGGGGCAGTGGCTGAGTGGTTTTTTTGACCACGGCTCGTTCCTGGAGATCATGCAGCCGTGGGCTCAGAGTGTCGtggtgggcagagccag GCTGGGAGGAATACCTACTGGAGTGGTTGCTGTGGAAACCAGATCTGTAGAGTTGTCAATCCCAGCAGACCCAGCTAACCTGGACTCTGAGGCCAAG ATCATTCAGCAGGCGGGCCAGGTCTGGTTCCCGGACTCGGCCTTCAAGACGGCCCAGGCCATCAAGGACCTGAACCGGGAGGGGCTGCCTCTCATGGTGTTCGCCAACTGGAGGGGCTTCTCCGGAGGCATGAAAGGTCCGTCTCCCCCCCGTCACTCAGCGCCCAGCGACACCTCTTCCTCCTGTTCTGAGTCACAGCTTCACACCTAA